A genomic region of Pseudopipra pipra isolate bDixPip1 chromosome W, bDixPip1.hap1, whole genome shotgun sequence contains the following coding sequences:
- the LOC135405954 gene encoding LOW QUALITY PROTEIN: olfactory receptor 10A4-like (The sequence of the model RefSeq protein was modified relative to this genomic sequence to represent the inferred CDS: inserted 1 base in 1 codon): MTSAVKRHLRDMDSSNHIVVTYLQFLPFSSIPEIQGSLFCLLLSMYLSTLVGNIVIITITMVDAALHSPTYFFLKNFSFLEVSYATSTIPKTLVNFLTKRKNISFXGCATQMYAFSLLGMTGCCLLAAVACDRYVAVCQPLHYTATMRWNTCFLLSAVPWLTGLLVALVQTTFVFTLPCCGPNGINHFFCDLLPLLKLACVATCKNEITTYVIAVLFIMVLFLFIVVSYIQILHTIFKIPSVKGKGKAFSTCFSHLVVVTLFYGPGIVTYLRLKASYSSSSSKLFSLSYTLLSPMMNPLIYSLRNKEVKQAF; the protein is encoded by the exons ATGACTTCTGCAGTTAAAAGACACCTGAGGGACATGGACAGCAGTAATCACATTGTGGTGACCTATCTCCAATTTTTACCCTTCTCCAGCATTCCAGAGATCCAAGGCTCTCTCTTTTGTCTGTTACTGTCCATGTACCTCAGTACTTTGGTGGGAAACATCGTCATCATCACAATCACTATGGTAGATGCTGCCCTTCACTCTCCCACgtattttttccttaagaacTTTTCCTTCCTGGAGGTTAGCTATGCCACATCCACCATCCCCAAGACGCTAGTGAACTTTCTcacaaagaggaagaacatATCTT GGGGCTGTGCCACACAGATGTATGCTTTCTCCCTCCTCGGGATGACAGGATGCTGTTTGCTGGCTGCCGTGGCCTGTGACCGCTATGTGGCCGTGTGCCAGCCTCTGCACTACACGGCCACGATGAGATGGAACACGTGCTTCTTGCTTTCAGCTGTGCCTTGGCTTACCGGGCTCTTGGTGGCCTTAGTGCAGACAACTTTCGTCTTTACCCTTCCATGCTGTGGTCCCAATGGGATCAatcacttcttctgtgacctgctgcctctgcttaaGTTGGCTTGCGTGGCCACctgtaaaaatgaaatcacCACCTACGTAATAGCTGTCCTTTTCATCATGGTCCTCTTCTTATTCATAGTTGTGTCATATATCCAGATTCTCCACACCATCTTCAAGATACCATCAGTGAAGGGCAAGGGAAAAGCATTCTCTACCTGCTTTTCTCACCTAGTCGTGGTCACTCTGTTTTACGGACCTGGCATTGTGACCTACTTGAGACTCAAAGCTTCTTATTCAAGCAGCAGTAgcaaattgttttctctttcttacacACTGTTGTCTCCAATGATGAACCCCTTGATTTACAGCTTGAGGAACAAAGAGGTGAAACAAGCCTTTTAA
- the LOC135405956 gene encoding class II histocompatibility antigen, B-L beta chain-like, translated as MERVRGAGAVLAVLVVLGAPPAAGEELSGVFQFMGKSECHFINGTEQMRLVARYIYNREQFVHFDSDVGVYVGDTPFGESWARYFNSIPGKLEYRRSAVDRLCRHNYDGFTPFLVNRRELLSRWRPQPLPVASGPAGKPKPYADLGGLPLPPFPAFVLTPLSCSQCSQ; from the exons atggagcgtgtgcggggagctggggccgtgctggcggtgctggtggtgctgggagcccccccggctgcgggcgaggagctgtcgg gggtgttccAGTTTATGGGAAAGTCCGAGTGTCACTTCATCAACGGCACCGAGCAGATGAGGCTCGTGGCGAGGTACATCTACAACCGGGAGCAGTTTGTGCACTTTGACAGTGACGTGGGGGTCTATGTGGGGGATACCCCATTTGGGGAGAGCTGGGCCAGATACTTCAACAGCATCCCGGGAAAGCTGGAGTACCGTCGGTCTGCGGTGGACAGGCTCTGCCGGCACAACTACGACGGGTTCACTCCCTTCCTGGTGAACCGCAGAG agctcctgagccgctggcggccgcagcccctccccgtggcctcgggcccagccgggAAACCCAAACCCTACGCTGATTTGGGCGGGTTGcctctcccccccttccctgcttttgttctcaccccactcagctgctcccaatgttcccagtaa
- the LOC135405955 gene encoding olfactory receptor 10C1-like: MILGNFSEVSEFRLLGFSEISHLHPLLFVVLLSLYILTLMANTVIALTMNGDNTLHSPMYFFLTQLSCLDICYLSVIIPNILENLMVGTIGISKARCATQMFFFLFFGVAECFLLAAMSLDRYVAICCPLHYTIVMNSRVCKSLVAGTYICGTAVGLVHTIITFNSPFCGFAINHFFCEIQPLLDLLCGNTFPSEIQVIVVAVFAILCPFLLIIYSYSRIISTILLMSPAESQQKAFSTCSSHLLVVILFYGTASSMYLRPKYTYSASVDKFLSLSYSVVTPLLNPTIYSLRNEEVKRALRKKWRNINLGPEGVPRGSSRISWAGVKSDSESSRTPESQVGFSQPWSDVGVSVGLAVQHNKVKGLDEKELNLPPPDASLSGISDGERVKFRASRARRPG; the protein is encoded by the exons ATGATTCTTGGGAACTTCAGTGAAGTGAGTGAATTCAGACTCCTGGGTTTTTCTGAAATCTCTCATTTGCATCCTTTGCTCTTTGTAGTTTTATTATCTCTTTATATTCTCACCTTGATGGCTAACACAGTGATAGCTTTGACAATGAATGGTGATAACACCCTTCATTCCCCCATGTATTTCTTCCTCACTCAGCTGTCCTGTTTGGATATCTGCTATTTGTCAGTCATAATACCAAATATTCTTGAGAATCTGATGGTGGGAACAATAGGTATCTCCAAGGCAAGATGTGCAAcgcaaatgtttttcttccttttctttggagTTGCTGAATGTTTCCTCTTGGCTGCCATGTCACTGGACCGTTACGTGGCAATATGTTGCCCCTTGCATTACACTATTGTCATGAACAGTAGAGTCTGCAAAAGTCTGGTTGCTGGAACTTACATTTGTGGAACTGCTGTAGGCTTGGTACACACCATCATAACATTCAACTCACCCTTCTGTGGTTTTGCCATCAATCACTTTTTCTGTGAGATTCAACCCCTCTTGGACCTGCTTTGTGGTAACACTTTCCCAAGTGAAATTCAAGTCATTGTGGTGGCTGTCTTTGCTATTTTGTGTCCCTTCTTGTTGATCATTTATTCATATAGTCGCATAATTTCCACAATTCTTCTGATGTCACCAGCTGAAAGCCAGCAGAAAGCATTTTCTACTTGCTCCTCACATCTTTTAGTTGTGATTCTTTTTTATGGTACAGCAAGCTCCATGTATTTGCGGCCAAAATACACCTATTCTGCATCTGTTGATAAATTCCTCTCGCTTTCTTATTCTGTGGTGACTCCTTTATTGAATCCTACTATTTATAGTTTGAGGAATGAGGAGGTGAAAAGAGccctgagaaaaaaatggagaaatattaattta GGACCAGAGGGGGTCCCTAGGGGATCAAGTCGGATCTCCTGGGCTGGAGTCAAGTCGGACTCGGAGTCAAGTCGGACTCCCGAGAGCCAAGTCGGGTTCTCGCAGCCGTGGTCGGACGTAGGAGTTTCGGTCGGTCTTGCCGTGCAGCACAATAAGGTGAAAGGGCTGGACGAAAAAGAGCTCAACTTACCGCCGCCGGATGCCTCCCTTTCGGGGATTTCGGACGGAGAAAGAGTTAAGTTCCGTGCTTCCAGGGCCCGGCGCCCGGGATGA